DNA sequence from the Tissierella sp. MB52-C2 genome:
CTGTATCTATGGCACCTGCTTTAATCAACCCTCTAGCAGTGCCAGTCAAGTTTCCTCCACCTGCATTAGTTACGACTACTACATCTGGATCTTTTCCTTCCATTTCTCTGAATTCCATAGATATTTCATATCCTAAAGTCTCAACTCCTGCAATACCAAAGGGCGAATATAAAGAAGCATTAAAATATCCAGTTTCCTCTAACATAATTAAAAATGTATAAAATAATTCTGGCCCTACTGTAAGCTGAACTACTTCTGCTCCATAGGCTTCGCAGGCTCTAGCCTTTTCTATTATTTCTGGCTGACCAATCCCCCTTGAATCATAACATTCCTGTACGATAATACATTTTAATCCCTGCATTGCAGCTTGAGATGCAACCGCCGCCCCATAATTTCCCGATGTAGCTGCTATAACGCCTTTATAGCCTAGCTTTTTAGCATGATAACAAGCTGTAGCTGCTCTTCTGGCTTTAAAACTACCAGAAGGATTGCTGGCTTCGTCTTTTATAAATATCCTTGCACCTTTTCCCTTAGGAGCAAATTTCCTAGCTAATTTAGTTAAGTTTCTAAGTTCAAGGACTGGAGTATTACCCACTCCTGTTCTACCTTGAATTTCTTCTATCTCTTGTAAACTATAACCAGTTTCTCTCATCATTCTTTCATAGTCAAAGGATATACTTCCAGATTCAAACTCATTATAATCTATCCCAACAGCCTTTTTCATTATTTCTAATTTTCTCGACATAACTCCGTCATAGCTCATATCTCTAGTCATTATTATTCACCATCCTTTTCTAATAACGCTCTTGCTTGACGGCCTATATATAAAAGTTCAGGAACTGCTTTCCCAAAATCATGTTTATAATATGGATTGACCTCTATCAAGTCACCTGTTACTACTCTTCCAATATAAGTTTCTATTTTGACTTTATCTCCAATATTTGCACTATCTTCTAATAAAAAGCCTTTATCCCACATTTCTAAAGGCACATTTTGTGTATCTTCTGGAATGCCTGATGCCCTTTCTCCTATCTTTAACACAACAGTATGAATCCTTACCCAATCACCACGTTTAGCATCCATTTCCATCCCTCCACTTATTCTTCTATTAGCTCTCTCATATCTCCCATGATTGCTCTTGGTACTGGCAAGTCTATCATTGTTTTTAATCCTGGTCTTGAATTTATTACATTTGGTATCATATTAACTGTCATAGCTATGGTTCCAATACCACCAGGAACCTCTGGAGTTATTTTCATGCTTATATCTGGTGTACCTTTTATAGTTATATAGTCTCCTGTTTTTACATTTTCTAGATGAGGTTCTACTTGTTGAGGATGTAACATTTCAATCTTTAATTCTCCATCAACATAGCCATAACCCTTCATATTACATCCAGCCACATCTCCTGCCTGAACTTCTGCATAAGGAGCTTTTCTATATACTGATGATACAATTGGTGCTTTTGTTAATTTGATTTCATCACTTAATTTCCATCCTAAAGCATCTGTAATCATATTTATAGATTCTGGAAATCCTACATGGCCTGCCAAATCATCTTCTTCTACTCTTCTATTAAACTCATCTACAGTTATACCTACACCTTGTTCATGCATTACTGCTGGTCCAAAGGGTGAGAGGTCATTTACTCTTTCTGCCTTAATGCTTTCAACGTCAATACAAGCTCCCGTTAAAGTAACAACAAGTAAATCCATAATAAGTCCTGGATTTATTCCAGTTCCCAATACAGTAACTCCATTTTCTTTAGCTACTCTATCTAATTCTTTAGCTAATTCTGGTTCTTGTGCCTGTGGATATGCCATTTCTTCAGCAGTGGTTATTACATTGATGCCCTTTTCTAAACAATATATTATTTTATTATAAGCTCCTTTTACAAAAGAATCTGTTGCAAGAAGTACAATATCGGCAGCTTTATCTGTTATAATATCTTCTACCTTATCACTAACTATTACTTCCTTTCTATCGCCCTTTTCAATTCCTAAAATGTCAAAAATACTCTTATTTATTTTTTCTGGATGAGTATCACAAACTCCTACTATTTCTACACCTTTTTTATTTAACAACATATCTGCTATTCCACTTCCCATAGCTCCAAAACCCCACAATATTACCTTTACATTATCTTTTCTCATTTTATTAACCTCCTAAATTAAATTTCCGTTATTAAAATATGCAATTTTGCTGCCAAGTTTATTTTATCTATTTATTACTAAAAATACTATAATCCTCAATAAGATTTATGGTGTTTTATGAAAATTTTCAATTATCTATAATTAAATAATTAAAAAATGCAATAATTTTTGCATCAACACGCAAATATTATTGCATCAGAACGTATATTTTTTTAATTTATGCTGTAAAGTCTGCCTTTTTATCCCTAATTCTTTTGCAGCCTTAGTTATATTATTCTCGTTTCTTTCTAATGCATTTAATATAATGTCTTTTTCCATTTCTTCTAAAATATCTGGTAGAGATTTATTTTTACCTTCTAAAATAATTGCTTTTTTTAGGGGTTTATCTTCCATTATATGAATTGAAGAAATAAAATCTTCTTTTTTTAATATCGTTTCTTTATCAGATACTATATTCATAGCTCCTTCCAAAACATTTCCCAATTCCCTCACATTTCCAGGCCATGTATATTCCATAAAATAATATAATACATCTTTAGATATTTCTTTTATATTTTTTTTAAATAAAAGATTGTATTTTCTTATGAAGTATTCAGATAATACGGAAATATCATTTTTCCTCTCAGCCATGGATGGTATCTTTATAAAAATAACATTTAGTCTATAATATAGGTCTTTTCTAATGGTTCCATTTTTTACACTTTTTAAAGGATCTTCATTGGTAGTAGCTATAATTCGCACATCTATAGGTATATCCTTTTTTCCACCAACTCGTCTTATATATCCTTCTTGCAAAACTCTTAAAAGCTTAGCCTGCAGCGATAGTGACATGGAGTTTATTTCATCTAACATAAGAGTTCCACCATTGGCTTGTTCAAATATACCTTCCCTTTCAACGGCTCCCGTAAATCCACCCTTATCAGTTCCAAATAAAATTCCCTCTAATAAGGATTCAGGTATAGCAGCACAATTTTGAGCTATAAAAGGCTTATTTTTTCTTTTTCCACCATAATGAATGCTTTGAGCAAATAATTCCTTTCCAGTACCAGTATCTCCATAGATTAAGACGCTTGATGTGGTGTCCTTAGCTTTCTTAGCTATTTTCTTAGCTAATTCTAGCGACTTATCATTTCCTATAATATCATCAAAATTATATCTTTTTATT
Encoded proteins:
- the ortA gene encoding 2-amino-4-oxopentanoate thiolase subunit OrtA — protein: MDAKRGDWVRIHTVVLKIGERASGIPEDTQNVPLEMWDKGFLLEDSANIGDKVKIETYIGRVVTGDLIEVNPYYKHDFGKAVPELLYIGRQARALLEKDGE
- the ord gene encoding 2,4-diaminopentanoate dehydrogenase; translated protein: MRKDNVKVILWGFGAMGSGIADMLLNKKGVEIVGVCDTHPEKINKSIFDILGIEKGDRKEVIVSDKVEDIITDKAADIVLLATDSFVKGAYNKIIYCLEKGINVITTAEEMAYPQAQEPELAKELDRVAKENGVTVLGTGINPGLIMDLLVVTLTGACIDVESIKAERVNDLSPFGPAVMHEQGVGITVDEFNRRVEEDDLAGHVGFPESINMITDALGWKLSDEIKLTKAPIVSSVYRKAPYAEVQAGDVAGCNMKGYGYVDGELKIEMLHPQQVEPHLENVKTGDYITIKGTPDISMKITPEVPGGIGTIAMTVNMIPNVINSRPGLKTMIDLPVPRAIMGDMRELIEE
- the ortB gene encoding 2-amino-4-oxopentanoate thiolase subunit OrtB, coding for MTRDMSYDGVMSRKLEIMKKAVGIDYNEFESGSISFDYERMMRETGYSLQEIEEIQGRTGVGNTPVLELRNLTKLARKFAPKGKGARIFIKDEASNPSGSFKARRAATACYHAKKLGYKGVIAATSGNYGAAVASQAAMQGLKCIIVQECYDSRGIGQPEIIEKARACEAYGAEVVQLTVGPELFYTFLIMLEETGYFNASLYSPFGIAGVETLGYEISMEFREMEGKDPDVVVVTNAGGGNLTGTARGLIKAGAIDTEIIGASVSLKGLHMASDNQFNKKSFTTGHTGFGIPFATWPDRSDVPRSAARPLRYIDRYVTMNQGSVFYMTELLAQIEGLERGPAGNTSLVAAFKLSQEMDEEQIIVVQETEYTGAGKHINPQLTFARENGIEIIIGDPKDEVPGKNIILPKDPSYITLTELDLNKTRKSYIRNAINNIDATTVSLEDIDFLAEDTKSSVEFVKEALDELEVRY
- a CDS encoding sigma 54-interacting transcriptional regulator, with the protein product MKKADLNKIIMQNILHHADIGIHVIDNERNTVIYNDFMAKLEGVDRNQVLEKDILEIFPSLNEETSTLIKVLHTGEGIFNSTQSYLNFKGQRITTINSTIPLYDNDKIIGALEIANNITHIKNLSDQLIELQNKLNLTQKDRKNLKNQIKRYNFDDIIGNDKSLELAKKIAKKAKDTTSSVLIYGDTGTGKELFAQSIHYGGKRKNKPFIAQNCAAIPESLLEGILFGTDKGGFTGAVEREGIFEQANGGTLMLDEINSMSLSLQAKLLRVLQEGYIRRVGGKKDIPIDVRIIATTNEDPLKSVKNGTIRKDLYYRLNVIFIKIPSMAERKNDISVLSEYFIRKYNLLFKKNIKEISKDVLYYFMEYTWPGNVRELGNVLEGAMNIVSDKETILKKEDFISSIHIMEDKPLKKAIILEGKNKSLPDILEEMEKDIILNALERNENNITKAAKELGIKRQTLQHKLKKYTF